One window of Xylocopa sonorina isolate GNS202 chromosome 9, iyXylSono1_principal, whole genome shotgun sequence genomic DNA carries:
- the LOC143426748 gene encoding uncharacterized protein LOC143426748, producing MSMNAATSKGPATSRLFVTDRATKEEVLIDTGSDLCVYPRTRIKGRIQMTKYQLCAANNIVINIYGDRTINLNIGFRRAFPWSVIIADISRSMIGADFLSQYGLLVDLGNK from the coding sequence ATGTCAATGAACGCGGCAACTAGTAAGGGTCCAGCGACTAGCCGCTTGTTCGTCACCGATCGCGCAACGAAGGAAGAAGTCTTGATTGATACCGGTTCAGACCTTTGCGTGTATCCTCGCACGCGTATAAAAGGCCGAATTCAGATGACAAAGTACCAGCTATGTGCGGCTAACAACATTGTAATAAATATCTACGGCGACAGGACGATCAACCTGAACATCGGATTCCGACGTGCATTTCCATGGAGTGTCATCATTGCGGACATCTCCAGATCTATGATCGGCGCCGATTTCCTGAGCCAGTACGGGTTACTGGTGGATCTCGGTAACAAATGA
- the LOC143426747 gene encoding ATP-dependent DNA helicase Pif1-like, translating to MQVIETPTCYISKYSGMGKVLRSCQLVIWEECTMAHKKSLEALNRRLKNLRGNEQLFGGALILLAGDFRQTLPVIPRSAPADELNTNIYIIVQLQQDESSERFAKQLLDIGNGKIEMDESTYCITLPENFCHIVKSTDELSAKVFPNVSQNYKNNQWVSERAILAAKNIDVNLINSTIQNEVPDEETTYKSIDTVVNHDESVNYPIEFFNSLDLQGMPPHILSLKIGSPIILLGNINPPRLCNGTRLSVKKLMNNIIEATILKGKHQGEHVLLSRIPIIPTDTPFDFKRLQFPVRLAFVMTINKVQGQSLQVCGLNWINPCFSHGQLYVGCSRVGKPSNLFILASDRKTNNVVYLQALLRYQYCLFVQMQQRVNGYN from the exons ATGCAGGTAATTGAAACTCCAACATGTTATATTAGCAAATATTCTGGGATGGGAAAAGTACTGAGATCATGTCAGCTTGTAATATGGGAGGAATGCACCATGGCACACAAGAAATCATTGGAAGCACTCAATCGCAGATTAAAAAATTTGAGAGGAAATGAACAGCTCTTTGGTGGTGCACTCATTTTGCTAGCTGGCGATTTTCGTCAAACTCTACCAGTTATACCACGTTCAGCACCTGCAGATGAATTGAAT accaatatatatataattgttcAATTACAACAAGATGAATCTTCTGAACGATTTGCAAAACAATTGTTAGATATTGGGAATGGTAAAATAGAAATGGACGAATCCACATATTGTATTACATTACCAGAAAACTTTTGTCACATTGTAAAATCCACTGATGAATTGAGTGCCAAAGTTTTTCCAAATGTATCGcagaattataaaaataatcaaTGGGTTAGTGAACGTGCTATATTGGCAGCCAAAAACATTGATGTGAATTTAATAAATTCCACAATTCAAAATGAAGTACCTGATGAAGAAACAACATATAAATCCATAGATACTGTTGTCAATCACGATGAATCAGTTAATTATCCAAtagaattttttaattcattGGATCTACAAGGAATGCCACCGCATATTTTATCTTTGAAAATTGGTTCCCCAATCATCCTTCTGGGAAATATAAATCCGCCGCGACTATGCAATGGGACTAGGCTATCAGTAAAAAAATTAATGAATAACATAATTGAGGCAACCATTTTAAAGGGAAAACACCAAGGGGAACATGTGCTACTATCACGCATTCCCATAATACCAACGGATACTCCATTTGACTTCAAACGTCTACAGTTTCCTGTACGACTTGCCTTCGTAATGACCATTAACAAAGTACAGGGACAATCATTGCAAGTATGTGGATTAAATTGGATAAATCCATGCTTCTCACATGGACAGCTGTACGTTGGGTGTTCACGAGTTGGAAAACCAtcaaatttatttattcttgCATCAgataggaaaacaaataatgttGTATATTTACAAGCACTACTAAG GTATCAATACTGCCTTTTTGTTCAAATGCAGCAACGTGTGAACGGGTACAActag
- the LOC143426746 gene encoding uncharacterized protein LOC143426746, whose product MIIINQCLWTNIFPRIKNEVKTLLENDAHWDISLADASNTAQTQQIRTLFSIILTTYFPANPKDLREKYKNYMSEDILHRMRRINANLNIQCTSNIYNAVLILIEDVCLTIANKSLTELGMITKWIW is encoded by the exons ATGATTATTATTAATCAATGTTTGTGGACCAACATCTTTCCCAGAATTAAAAACG AAGTTAAAACTCTCTTAGAAAACGATGCTCATTGGGATATTTCACTCGCTGATGCTTCTAATACAGCTCAAACACAGCAGATACGTACACTATTTTCCATCATACTAACTACATATTTTCCTGCTAATCCAAAGGATCTTCgggaaaaatataaaaactatATGAGTGAAGACATTTTACATCGCATGCGTAGAATAAATGCTAATCTCAACATTCAATGTACATCAAATATATACAATGCGGTATTGATTTTAATTGAGGATGTATGTTTGACAATAGCCAACAAGTCACTGACAGAATTGGGAATGATTACTAAATGGATCTGGTAA
- the LOC143426745 gene encoding uncharacterized protein LOC143426745 produces MCCAGGNVKLPDLRSPPEPLLTSVSGETRQIYHHVESLLPLPNADHKYLRIYFIGNTGEQINRRFQLNMSSKREIIAELQNLFGEDGYYFNINLRNPTTSVDIHKKVSAMNYYAYRAMICENADNHILKYRQLFHQYIVDMYVKIESERLLYILLNQVKLHSEEYIHLRDAVVIDGNLSELGKMVILLSTFTDSPRHMHEYAQDAMTYVRAYGRPDFFITFTRNRAWDEMKKRLLIGQSPSDRHDISARILLSNTMYLERRAVGCIPLNGKNNGLPHAHILIWMMGKITPNRIDEIISAEISDIKIDKDLHDIVSKNMIHGPCRSLNNNSPCMSDGNCTKRYPRDLLAETITGNDGYPLYRRRSTKDGGKSNKLKVLNNTIDVDNRWVVPYSPLLLKTYNAYVNIEYCNSMKAIKYICKYTNKGSDMAVFGLRRYISSNEAVWRILSFSIHERFPTVVHLAVHLEDGQHVYFTSENVRARAMSPPPTTLTEFFTLCKNDTFARTLLYSERRKKGKAVQGYLNLYSTNALGRLYTVHPNNAECFYL; encoded by the exons ATGTGCTGTGCAGGTGGAAATGTAAAGTTACCAGATTTGCGTTCACCACCTGAACCATTATTAACTTcagtatcaggtgaaacaa ggcaaatttatcaccatgTTGAATCACTACtgcccttgccaaatgctgatcacaaatatcttcgGATATATTTTATAGGAAATACTGGcgaacaaatcaacagacggtttCAACTGAATATGAGTAGTAAACGAGAGATTATCGctgaattacaaaatttgttt GGAGAGGATggatattattttaatattaatttgaGAAATCCTACAACTAGTGTGGACATTCACAAAAAGGTCAGTGCTATGAATTATTATGCATATCGAGCGATGATTTGTGAGAATGCTGATaatcatatattgaaatatagacaGTTATTTCATCAATACATTGTTGACATGTATGTAAAAATAGAAAGTGAAAGACTGCTCTACATACTACTAAATCAAGTCAAATTGCATTCCGAAGAGTACATCCATTTACGTGATGCAGTTGTAATTGATGGCAATCTTAgtgaattgggaaaaatggtcaTTTTACTATCCACATTTACAGACAGCCCAAGACACATGCATGAATATGCACAAGATGCAATGACGTATGTTCGTGCATATGGTCGTCCAGATTTTTTCATCACATTTACACGCAACCGAGCATGGGATGAAATGAAGAAGCGTTTATTAATTGGACAATCACCATCAGATCGTCATGATATTTCTGCGCgt ATTTTATTGTCAAACACTATGTATTTGGAGAGACGCGCTGTTGGATGTATTCCATTGAATGGCAAAAATAATGGTTTACCACATGCGCATATTTTAATATGGATGATGGGAAAAATAACACCAAACAGAATTGATGAAATCATCTCTGCAGAAATATCAGACATTAAAATTGATAAAGACTTACACGATATTGTCTCAAAAAATATGATTCATGGTCCATGTCGCTcactaaataataattcaccatgCATGTCAGATGGAAATTGCACAAAGCGGTATCCTAGAGACTTACTTGCTGAAACTATTACAGgcaatgatggatatccactctATCGACGACGATCTACCAAAGATGGTGGAAAATCCAATAAACTAAAAGTACTCAACAATACTATTGATGTTGATAATCGTTGGGTAGTACCATATTCTCCATTACTACTAAAAACGTATAACGCATACGTAAATATTGAGTACTGCAATTCAATGAaagctataaaatatatttgcaaaTATACGAACAAAGGAAGCGACATGGCAGTGTTTGGA CTGAGACGCTACATAAGTAGCAATGAGGCTGTATGGCGTATTTTATCATTCTCCATTCATGAGCGATTTCCAACGGTTGTTCATTTAGCAGTACATCTTGAAGATGGGCAGCATGTATATTTTACATCAGAAAATGTACGTGCAAGAGCAATGTCACCACCGCCAACAACATTAACTGAATTTTTCACATTATGTAAAAATGATACCTTTGCAAGGACACTACTGTACTCTGaa CGTCGTAAAAAAGGTAAAGCAGTACAAGGATACCTAAATTTATATTCCACAAATGCATTGGGTCGTCTGTACACTGTACATCCAAATAACGCAGAATGCTTTTACCTATGA